One window from the genome of Hypanus sabinus isolate sHypSab1 chromosome 16, sHypSab1.hap1, whole genome shotgun sequence encodes:
- the LOC132406019 gene encoding cold-inducible RNA-binding protein B-like isoform X1: protein MSDEGKLFIGGLNFDTNEQSLESVFSKYGQISEVIVIKDRETQRSRGFGFVTFENPDDAKDAMLAMNGKSIDGRQVRVDQAGKSSGDRSRGYRGGNSSSRGFFRGGSGRRARGFSRGGGDRGYVARYDSRSGYSGSRDYYNRDRSQGSYGGGGSYRDSYDS, encoded by the exons ATGTCGGACGAAGGCAAGCTCTTTATCGGTGGTCTCAACTTCGACACGAACGAGCAGTCATTGGAATCCGTCTTCTCCAAATATGGACAGATATCTGAAG TTATTGTAATTAAAGATCGGGAGACACAGAGATCAAGGGGTTTTGGTTTCGTCACCTTTGAGAATCCCGACGATGCAAAGGATGCTATGTTAGCCATGAATGGAAAG TCTATCGATGGGCGTCAGGTTAGGGTCGATCAAGCTGGAAAGTCTTCTGGTGACCGTTCCCGAGGTTACAGAGGTGGAAATTCAAGCAGTCGTGGATTTTTTCGTGGTGGGTCTGGACGTAGAGCGCGTGGATTTTCTAGAG gtggtggagacagaggataTGTTGCACGCTATGATTCAAGAAGTGGTTACTCAGGATCGAGAGATTACTATAACAGAGATAG GAGCCAAGGGAGCTATGGCGGTGGTGGTTCTTACAGGGATAGTTATGACAGTTAA
- the LOC132406019 gene encoding cold-inducible RNA-binding protein-like isoform X2, with translation MSDEGKLFIGGLNFDTNEQSLESVFSKYGQISEVIVIKDRETQRSRGFGFVTFENPDDAKDAMLAMNGKSIDGRQVRVDQAGKSSGDRSRGYRGGNSSSRGFFRGGSGRRARGFSRGGGDRGYVARYDSRSGYSGSRDYYNRDSQGSYGGGGSYRDSYDS, from the exons ATGTCGGACGAAGGCAAGCTCTTTATCGGTGGTCTCAACTTCGACACGAACGAGCAGTCATTGGAATCCGTCTTCTCCAAATATGGACAGATATCTGAAG TTATTGTAATTAAAGATCGGGAGACACAGAGATCAAGGGGTTTTGGTTTCGTCACCTTTGAGAATCCCGACGATGCAAAGGATGCTATGTTAGCCATGAATGGAAAG TCTATCGATGGGCGTCAGGTTAGGGTCGATCAAGCTGGAAAGTCTTCTGGTGACCGTTCCCGAGGTTACAGAGGTGGAAATTCAAGCAGTCGTGGATTTTTTCGTGGTGGGTCTGGACGTAGAGCGCGTGGATTTTCTAGAG gtggtggagacagaggataTGTTGCACGCTATGATTCAAGAAGTGGTTACTCAGGATCGAGAGATTACTATAACAGAGATAG CCAAGGGAGCTATGGCGGTGGTGGTTCTTACAGGGATAGTTATGACAGTTAA